A DNA window from Hordeum vulgare subsp. vulgare chromosome 1H, MorexV3_pseudomolecules_assembly, whole genome shotgun sequence contains the following coding sequences:
- the LOC123412311 gene encoding protein trichome birefringence-like 33, with protein sequence MVKAPLHSSSSAAAAAATFSLVAKKARLSPFILLSLLFMLLFSFLYGEELAALIGQRAGRRSADLDVDVNREHQQPAGVEDGWKRKKKRWQGRLAFAVNDEDEDEECDVFSGSWVRDEEAHPLYREEECPYIQPQLTCQAQGRPDRGYQSWRWQPHDCTLPAFNPTQMLETLRGKRMMFVGDSLNRGQFTSMVCLLQSAIPSPEAKSFEMSPDQQHTVFTAREYNATVEFYWAPFLLQSNADDAVVHKISDRMVRNGSIAHHGRHWEGVDVLVFNTYLWWCTGLRFRVMNGPIGDAREEDAVWVSTEEAYGMAFRDMLQWVRDNMDFNSTRVFFTSMSPTHGKSQDWGDAQGGNCYNETAMIEDAEYWGTDARRSVMRVIREILDGDGADVPLTFLNVTQLSMYRKDAHTSIYKKQWNPLTPEQVADPRTYADCVHWCLPGLQDTWNELLYSKLFYP encoded by the exons ATGGTGAAGGCGCCTCTCCACTCCTCATCCTCGGCCGCAGCCGCCGCGGCCACCTTCTCGTTGGTCGCCAAGAAGGCGCGGCTCTCGCCGTTCATCCTGCTCTCGCTGCTCTTCATgctcctcttctccttcctctacggAGAGGAGCTCGCGGCGCTCATCGGCCAGCGAGCTGGTCGACGTTCAGCAGACCTCGATGTTGACGTCAACCGTGAGCATCAGCAACCGGCCG GGGTGGAGGATgggtggaagaggaagaagaagaggtggcAGGGGAGGTTGGCGTTCGCGGTgaacgacgaggacgaggacgaggagtgcGACGTGTTCTCGGGGAGCTGGGTGCGGGACGAGGAGGCGCACCCGCTGTACCGGGAGGAGGAGTGCCCCTACATCCAGCCGCAGCTCACCTGCCAGGCGCAGGGCCGCCCCGACAGGGGCTACCAGTCCTGGCGATGGCAGCCGCACGACTGCACCCTCCCCGC GTTCAACCCGACGCAGATGCTGGAGACGCTGCGGGGCAAGCGGATGATGTTCGTGGGCGACTCGCTGAACCGCGGGCAGTTCACGTCCATGGTGTGCCTCCTCCAGTCGGCCATCCCGTCCCCGGAGGCCAAGTCCTTCGAGATGTCCCCCGACCAGCAGCACACCGTGTTCACCGCCAGGGAGTACAACGCCACGGTGGAGTTCTACTGGGCGCCCTTCCTGCTGCAGTCCAACGCGGACGACGCCGTGGTGCACAAGATCTCCGACCGGATGGTGCGCAACGGCTCCATCGCCCACCACGGCCGCCACTGGGAGGGCGTCGACGTCCTGGTCTTCAACACCTACCTCTGGTGGTGCACCGGCCTGCGCTTCAGGGTCATGAACGGGCCGATCGGGGACGCCAGGGAGGAGGACGCGGTGTGGGTGTCCACGGAGGAGGCCTACGGCATGGCGTTCCGGGACATGCTGCAGTGGGTCAGGGACAACATGGACTTCAACAGCACCAGGGTCTTCTTCACCAGCATGTCGCCTACCCACGGCAAGAGCCAGGACTGGGGGGACGCGCAGGGGGGCAACTGCTACAACGAGACGGCGATGATCGAGGACGCCGAGTACTGGGGCACGGACGCGCGGCGGAGCGTGATGCGAGTGATCAGGGAGATCCTAGACGGCGATGGCGCCGACGTGCCGCTCACGTTCCTCAACGTCACGCAGCTGTCCATGTACCGCAAGGACGCGCACACCTCCATCTACAAGAAGCAGTGGAACCCGCTGACGCCGGAGCAGGTGGCCGACCCCAGGACGTACGCCGACTGCGTCCACTGGTGCCTACCGGGACTCCAGGACACGTGGAACGAACTCCTCTATTCCAAGCTCTTCTACCCTTGA